In Ptychodera flava strain L36383 chromosome 21, AS_Pfla_20210202, whole genome shotgun sequence, a genomic segment contains:
- the LOC139122002 gene encoding long-chain fatty acid transport protein 6-like gives MSLNKQKAALGTAVSVAIGAHMAYPYWYRDIQVIRYTKALSSTVKKLADSKLFIADLFELAVDRTPYKPFVVYEDSLYSYGDIEIRANQLASFAQGQGLVYGDTVALLMQNGPTFVSTWLGFAKLGIICALLNCNLRGDSLLHCVDVSQAKVLVIGKGLDIFEVVADIGSEFIKRRVEIWSIGHSNSPSTVTSIDDSLSESSKARAPSILRNAIVADDPLVYIFTSGTTGLPKATKYSHARSLRAAYRFASVIGVDDVILISTPLYHAVAFGLGLGAVMRAGATCVLTRKFSVRDFWPLCCKHGVTVFLYVGELCRFLLAAPKRREDSTHSVRCIIGNGLQADIWSDFLKRFKIPQIAEFYGATDNPFFSINCNPKMVAAVGCMSPIIKRYLGFQLVECDFGSAQPLRAASGLCVPVKLGIPGLLLAPAPNTNDVYVGDKAANEKRLIRDVLNKGDVYINTGDVLMMSKDYYLYFVDRLGDTFRWKGENVATTEVAQVIGSYPALKQVIVYGVKVPGHNGRAGMAALVLQDDETNFDLKRFYNYVNSKLPSYAVPKFLRIRESLDTTVTFKFTKTDLMKEGFDPRNIEDVIYISDDSSQTYCRLDEQRYRNITCGVSRL, from the exons ATGTCGCTGAATAAGCAAAAGGCTGCTCTCGGCACTGCCGTTTCGGTTGCAATCGGTGCACATATGGCATATCCCTACTGGTATAGAGACATTCAGGTAATACGGTATACCAAGGCCTTATCGAGTACTGTGAAGAAACTTGCTGACTCCAAACTTTTCATAGCTGACCTATTCGAACTGGCTGTTGATCGAACTCCCTACAAACCGTTTGTTGTGTACGAGGACTCTTTATACTCCTACGGCGATATTGAGATCCGAGCCAACCAGCTTGCTTCATTTGCTCAGGGACAGGGCTTAGTATATGGCGACACAGTTGCATTGCTGATGCAGAATGGACCTACTTTTGTATCGACCTGGCTTGGATTTGCGAAGTTGGGAATCATATGTGCGCTTTTGAATTGTAATTTACGCGGTGATTCGCTGCTTCACTGTGTCGATGTGAGTCAGGCCAAAGTTCTTGTTATCGGCAAAG GTCTAGATATATTCGAAGTAGTGGCTGATATTGGAAGTGAGTTCATTAAAAGAAGAGTTGAAATTTGGAGCATTGGGCACTCAAACAGTCCTAGTACGGTTACTTCTATCGACGATTCTCTCTCGGAGAGCAGTAAAGCAAGGGCGCCAtccattttgagaaatgcaATCGTCGCCGACGATCCTTTGGTGTATATATTTACTTCAGGAACTACAG GTCTCCCCAAAGCAACCAAATATTCCCATGCAAGATCTCTACGTGCAGCATATAGGTTTGCTTCAGTCATTGGAGTCGATGACGTAATATTGATCAGCACACCTCTTTATCATGCCGTAGCCTTTGGTCTTGGTTTGGGTGCTGTCATGCGTGCAG GGGCGACCTGCGTACTAACTCGAAAATTCTCTGTTCGTGATTTCTGGCCTCTGTGTTGCAAACACGGCGTGACGGTTTTTCTCTACGTGGGTGAATTGTGTCGTTTTCTATTAGCCGCCCCAAAG AGAAGAGAAGATTCTACGCACAGCGTAAGATGCATAATTGGTAATGGATTGCAAGCAGATATTTGGAGTGATTTTCTGAAAAGATTCAAAATCCCACAGATAGCAGAGTTTTATGGTGCGACTGATAATCCATTTTTCAGCATTAATTGTAATCCAAAGATGGTGGCTGCCGTTGGATGTATGTCACCAATAATCAAG AGATACCTTGGTTTCCAATTGGTCGAATGTGATTTTGGTAGTGCACAGCCCCTTCGTGCTGCAAGCGGGCTTTGTGTTCCCGTGAAGCTTG GTATACCCGGGTTACTGCTTGCTCCAGCACCAAATACGAATGATGTTTATGTCGGCGATAAGGCGGCCAATGAAAAGAGACTTATTCGTGATGTCTTGAACAAAGGCGATGTTTACATCAACACTGGTGATGTTCTGATGATGAGCAAGGACTATTATCTGTACTTTGTTGACAGATTGGGAGATACTTTCAG ATGGAAAGGTGAAAACGTAGCAACTACAGAGGTTGCTCAAGTCATAGGATCGTATCCAGCCTTGAAACAAGTGATCGTTTACGGTGTCAAAGTTCCAG GTCATAATGGTCGTGCTGGCATGGCTGCATTGGTCTTGCAAGATGACGAAACAAACTTTGATTTGAAACGCTTTTACAATTACGTCAATTCGAAGCTTCCATCGTATGCAGTTCCTAAATTCCTGCGAATTCGGGAATCTTTAGACACGACGGTCACTTTCAAGTTCACGAAAACCGATCTAATGAAGGAAGGTTTTGATCCAAGAAACATAGAGGATGTAATTTACATATCTGACGATAGCAGTCAGACCTATTGCAGATTAGACGAGCAGCGTTACAGAAACATTACCTGCGGAGTGTCTCGTTTGTGA